The genome window TGGTGAAATGACACTTTATCCTCAGGTATCTGGAGAATCACAACTTTGGGAGGTAAATGTACGTTACACCTGTTTGACCACCACAGGCTAAACTGTAATCAACTTCACAGGAGGGCAAATGTTTGCAAGTCATGTTCTGCCAGCTAGTCTACCTGGGTGTTAATTGTGAGTAACTATCAGAACAAAGGAACTTTTCCTGGCACTTGTAGTCAAGGAGTCTTATTTTGGCATGTGGAATAAAGCTGGAGAGGTCTTGTGGCTTGGGACCAGCTGGATAAACTCCACATACCCGAGGCTAGAACCTGCTTTGTCACTTAGAAGAAACAGTTCAATAGGGATCCACTACATTTTTACGGGTGTTCGACAATGTAAAAATATTAGCTTTGAAGTTGATATGAGATAGTAAAATTGGTATGGTATTTTATTTTCATCCTGGCAACGTTTCAAGGGATGTTGAACCTTAATATTACTTTTATAAAGAGTAATTATTAATTAGACTTTAGTTTGATTGCTGTCAGATGTATAAGAATGCATGCTTTATATATCattatgctttatttttattttattcaatttgtaccttgccctcccccatcagagctggggctcagggtggcttccaacatactGTAATCCATAATACAGTCATTAATAGTAAAATCACTTTTAGCTAATATGAAATCAGTTCAATTAAAATTCTGCAATTTTATTCCTTCACCATGGTTCCCCTCTGTTGTCCAATGTAGACTTCagaacatttcgcctgcatctatggctggcatcttcagaggtgtatcactgagaaaAGGCTGTtacaagtgtgtaacagactttgtgatacacctctgaagatgccagccacagatgcaggcgaaacattaggaacaagatatatcagaccatggtcacatagcccagaaaacatatcaaaaccagttgaatcaggccatgaaagcctttgacaatctggGTTTGATTTTTTGGTTAGAACACCAGTTTTTCCAGGCTCTGTTCTTCTAGTGACTTGGACAACTAAACTGACATTGGAACCTGATAGGTTACTGGTTCCTTGATACTGTTTTAATATCTTAACAACTGTACTTTGTTGCCATATCATGGAAAGATGTCTTATTCAAatgtttaattaaaaatgtataaacTGCACCACGGCTTAACAGTATAAAAACTGTGTATTTAAACTCTGTATCATAAGTGAAAAGataaataaaccaaataaacGTGGCACAAAAAATTACAGTTACTTATCTAAAggtatttttgttattattaaatgGATCTCATGCTTTCTTTTTGTTGCTTATATTAataagaattaattaattaattaattaattagttacaTTTGATAACCtgctcatccccaaagggctctctgagcagtgtacaagggccacataggccaataaaacaataaattatggaTATAATATTAATATACTATAAtattaaatctttaaaataacaaGGCAGCATCATGAAATCTTAGCTGAAAATTACATTAATATGAATGAATATGAATGGCGTCCGGTCCCAaggctgagggagggggaaggacccTACTGCTGAAGATGGAACTACAATGCTGGAGATGGCATAATAACAGTATAGGGCATCAAAGGGGAGCAGGCAATCCGTGGCCGGCCTCCCCCAAAactcggtggaacaactccgttttacaggccctgcggaactcaccaaggtcctgcagggccctaacagctgatggaagagtgttccaccaggcaggggccagggtcagAAAGGTCTCGGTTGAGGTACAACCGCATCATTGAGTGTAAGGGGACTCACTATAAATTGGGCCTCTACCTGGAGAGGCCTACTAGGGACATATGAGGTGAgacggtctcgaagatatgagggccccaggcagtgaagggccttaaaggtcaataccagcactttgaaggtgatccagaactccactgggagccaatgcaagcggcaCAATAGGGGGGTAATATGATCTTTAAAGGATCTCCCCGTTAGCAAAtgagccgctgcatgttggaccagcttcaatttctgggtCAGACGCaaaggaaggcccgcgtagagcgagttacaatagtctaacccggaggtgaccgttgcatggatcaccatggccaggtcagcctgggagaggtaaggggccagccgccgggcctgacgaagatgaaaGAAAGGTCATagttgaccacatcaaacgctgcagttagatctaacaataccaacagcgccgatccgccttggtcaagctgtatgcggagcgtatctgtgacggtgaCAAGGaccgtctccatcccatgcctagcccggaagccggactggaagggatcaagcgccgatgtgtcctccaggaagccctgaaggtgctccaacaccactctctcaattaccttccccatgATTGAAAGATTCGacacggggcggtaattggccagatcaccaggatctaaggatggtcttttcaagagtgggcagaccaccgcctccttcaacccacctggaaacactccttgctctaTATATTATAGAAAATATATGGAGAATTTTGTTTTTAGCAACTTTGCCATGGATTGTAGCGGGTATATTTACCCTAATTCTAATTGTGTATTACTTCGAGCCTTATGAAGGTTACTGAAGCAAGGCATTATTAACCAGGTCCTTGCCTGCTTGAAGGCCACTTTGAGTGCTTGTTTTGTATAGAAATGCCTTTGGCAGCTTGAAGGACATTTGGAGTGctgttttttctttctaaaaatgcCTTTGGCATTGgttctttatttcttaagctCTGTTTGCATCTTAGTTAAGTTTTTGTTGATAGCATGGGatcatttcatttccttttataCTTAATGTTAGGTTCAATTGCACCAGGTCTACTTTAGGTCATGGAAACTTTCTAGTCCTGTATCTTTAATTTAAGATGTGAATGGTTTCAATTTAATTTGTTGGTAACAGAGATCATTCCTAAACCTTTTTTAGAGGGATGATGTTCTTTTTTTTGGTATCTCTTTATGTAGCTTTCCACTTATGATGCAGAGTTTAAATACATAGTTTTTATACTGTTAAGTCGTGGTGCCgtttatacatttttaattggTGCACTTCTGCACTTCCAACCTTATTTGAATTATTGTTGCAAGCCCCATTTAATAGATCTAAATAGGATTTTGAATAGACCTTAGTATTGCACTGTAAGACTTTAATGAGCATAGGTTTGGATTTCTAACTTACTTTAAAATGAATCTCCTACCTCCAAAGCATGCAATTATAATACTATAGTGGTTTAACAAATTTGTAATCATACAGAGCatatttacagattttttttcagctaaTGGAGTTATCACATTAAAGCTTCTTCTCAGATGTGACTGAATTAGGCTTGATGTTAAATAATGTGAATGCTAAACTTCTGCCTATTTGTTCAGTGTGCTGTTACACCGGTGATATGGGACAATTCCAGATTTTCCTGAATTCTTGAAGTTGGGAAACAGAATGAATATGAAAATCATGCCTTATAGAATGACCTTAGTGTGTTTCCTGTATTCCCCTACTAAATACAGAATATCCAGTATTTTGGGATCATTTCAGTGGAAGATAATTTTTCGTACCTCTTTGTTGCCTTGTATCTGGCCTTCCTGTTGCCATGTTGAATGAATTCTGTGATACATGGGACTGAGAGATGTGGCAGAAAACTGGGTTCATGCCTTGTCATGAAGTTGTTTGCTGGCACGTCATGTGGCACCtatatatgttctttgttgctGTGGTTTGCTTTACATGGCTGAGCTTCAGAGCGATCTAATTCTGAAACCTATGCTGGCAGTCTATGATGACCAGATATTAGGTGATGGACAAAGCATGTACCTTGAACCTTTCAGTTACTGATGATGAAgctctaaatcataggtgtcaaactcgtggccttccagatgttatggactactgtttctatcatcccctgccagcatcatgctggcaggggatgatgggaactgtagtccataccatctagAGGGCcgtgagttcgacacctatgctctaaatgTATAGAATCTTCATCTGCTTTACTGTTTACAAAGGTCTCTTTACTAGTAGTTGGATCCTATTAACTTTTCCAGTACTGCAAGGTGGGTGGTAGATTTTTGTGTGTCTCCCCTAGCCACAGTAGGCCCCATTCTACTTGGCATTTTTGTCCATCCAGGACCCCAAATCACTGGTCTTTTCATAGGTCAAAAGGGCTCCTCTTGAACTACAGGAAAATCTGGCAGGATCCAGCTCATTGTCTGGTAGGTTGCTCAGTTGTGCACTTTTTGTTGTAACTCCTGAGTAGCCCATGATTTGttgaaaatgtgttttgaaaATTATGTGTTGGACCCTGTGAACCATGAGAAAATACAGTTGGTCACAGGGATGCTGTAGAAACCCTGAATTGCCCAGAGGCGGTTCTGGTTATTGACTAATAAAGTGAAGCTTAATCCTGGCAAGGTGGTGAGCAGAAGGTCTGAGCTAGGATTTAAATTTTCACCCATTCTGGATGAGGTTGCATTCTGCCTGAAGTATGTGATATTCTTTTGAATCCCAATCAACTGCTTGATAAGCAAGTGGCAGCTATGCACAGGAGCACCTTTTGCTAGCTTTGGTTAGCCAGGGGTGGCTTTTCTTGAGCAGGAAAGATCTGACCACTGTGGTACATGCCCTggttagattagattactgcagtgctcTCTATGTGgaactgcccttgaaaagtgtttggaaacttcaattgATCCATAATTCTGCCACCAGGATGTTGATTGGAGTGGATAATAGGAACCATATCATTCCAGTTTTGATGCATCTACATATATTCCCAGTGTCTCTGGGCACAAGTAAGGGTGTTGGTGCTGACATTTGAAGTCTTAAATGATGTTGGACCAACATAactgaaggaccacctactcccttATGACCCCGTTGGATCATTAtaagcatcttcagaggcccttcATTGGTCCTCCAGCTttttgagattaggcaggtggcaacctgggaaagggcttctcagtcatggcaccaaaattctgaaattttctcTGTGTATGTTAACTTCAGCTCTAATTGGTTTAATGAGGTATGGCCCAATttagggcagaaaggcagggtatatattttgtaaataatagtaataatgtcTACTAACACAATTTTTTCATTAACCCCCTCCGACCACACCTTCCAGGAATTGATCTGAGTTAAAACTGACACATTTTCCCACACACTGCCACAAGAGGGTACAATATTCCTCTGAGTGTTTTCAAAACTGAAATTTCCATATATTTCATTGTAGAATATACACTGCAAGATTATTGCGGcattttccttctgctttttgtttaacctctgaatatcttttgcccATGTGCTTATGCACATTTCtttttattctacatgtgtgaGGGGTCCTTAATGTGTTTTTGTTCAAATCTCTTGTTCAATTATTTGTACAAGATAGAAGTTCCCAGTGATATATGCCAAACTGTATCTGAACGTTGTCACTATTGTATGGGTCAAATACTCTTTAATAGCAATTGTAATCTGTAGAAATGCCTGTTAACTCTGACTAAGTAATAAGCATGCATAAACACTGATTATGGGGAACTTACATGATAATCTGCTTTAGCTGCCTTGTAGAAGGAGATGCTAAAGAAGAAATTCTGCAGCCTCCCGAGCCTCATCCAGTGCCACCTATTTTGACTCCATCACCTCCTTCTGCCTACCCAACTGTCACAACTGTGTGGCAGGACAATGATCGATACCACCCGAAGCCTGTCTTGCACATAGTTTCTTCGGAACATTCGGCAGATGTGAATGAAAACTACAGTAAAGCATCAGACCATTCAGGGAAGAATGAACTGTCTGAATATGTAGAGAAGAAGCTGGAGTGCAACTTgagttttgaaattaaaaaagtcCCTCTTCAAGAGGGGCCAAGGAGCTTTGATGGCAACTCTCTCTTGAATAGGGGACatgcaattaaaattaaaagtggCCCTTCTTGTGCACTGGATAAAACATTTAAGCCACAAGAGCAAGGCTCAGGAGATGCATCTGTTGATACCTTGCAAAACTCTTGTATGGAATGCAACATGCAGCAACAGAATACAGCTGTAATATCTTCGCTGGAAGGACATCAGTGCCTTATAGGTTCTGATTCTGTGCAGAGACCAGACTGTTTGCCTCTCAAAGAGAAGGGATGTGGTAGATGGTTGCTACAAGGGGCTGAAAATGTACAGCCTACATCAACACCAGAGGACACACAATTTGCTGTTTTATGTCCTGGTGTTAAAAGTCTGTCAGTATCACCAAACTCACCATCTCAAATGGATCTCTCTTCCAATAAATTGACAGATCTCCATCATACAGCTGCAGTTTCAGTTAGAGTCCCCCTTTGTTTTACAAATCCGCTGCATTCTGATGATTCTGATACAGATGAAATGAACTCTGGTGAAGCCAGGTCTCAAAGCATGTCTAATATTTCAACCGCAAGTGCCACAGTTTCTGCCGCTGTTAGCACAGAAAACATTTCGGCTAGAAAAGTATTGCCAATGTCCATTGCAAGGCAAGACTCTATAATTGTAGTGCATTCTAGAGCCCACAAAGGTAAGCTGTACTAGATTTTACCTACattattatttatctatgttACCTTGATTTTATTTATGAATTGTGTATTATGAATTCTAGCGGCAACATGACTTGGTGGATAAAATGTTGGATTACTACCTGGGACGCCTCATTTTGGTTGCTTGGCTATCATGGGATCATTTAATGAGTCTTACCTTTTGCATCAGATCTCCAACTGTAGAACTGGAGTAATAATAAGCTGGGCAGTTAAGTTAGTATGAATGCAATATGTGTGAAGTGTATTCATTTAAAGGTAACTATATTGCAGTGCCTGTTTCTCAAGGTTATAGCATGGTGGCCTGTAATCCAGCCATGTGTACGTGGAAGGTGTGCAGAGTCTTCCCTTGTTCTCCATTCTTTCAGTCCTTTCCATCCTCTGGAAAGATTATTCCAGTGTCGTGGGGACCCACATGGAGGAATAGCTGTGAGAGTTGAGAAACTGCAGGGAGGAACGGGATAAAATCACCTCTCATTTCTCATCCATCAGCAGAAATGTGCTTGTggaaaacacacatttttaaagtaaaaaatgaaGGTCCTCTTTTTCTCTAAACAGTTGGTTATTACTAATACCTAACTAAATGAGGGTGCTCTAGAAATAGCTACCTTGAATACATAATTTTTATGGGAAGTTGGCCATATTGCTGCTGTGCAAAAATCCTTCTACAAAGTCAgaatgtttattaatttatttgcagaatttatattctgcctttctgcttAATCAGAGCCATCAAGGCGGCTAACAGttaaaagcaaagcattttaaaagtctaataaaactaatttaaaaccAAGAATAAAGTAATATAGTAATGTTTCTATTGCATTGAACTGTGAAAAGAATATTCAATTACACATTTGTTATAAAttgtaattttgattttattcCAGGCATCTGTGATATAATGCCTCAATATTTTGTTGTGTTTAGGAGTTTGGGCAGTGGTTTCACATGACTTATAACATGATAATTTTATATGGCTTTAGATGCTGGTGCTAGTGAAGACTCCTGTCCTCCTCTTCCAGAAAGGACGCCAGAGTCTCTTGTGCTTGCAAGTGAACAGAGTGAGTTCAGTATTTCTTATTAATCCAAAAGCAAGATATACTACTGGATTCCTGTTGGTGGTTCTCAGTTGTGTAAGGGATTTGTATAGATATGAAAACAACATTTTATAAATACCATATATGTAAATATTTTTGCTTGATTTAAATATGTATCACTTACAACTGGCACATTTGTCTTGGAGACTTTCATTGGATATGTTGGCATCTTAATGTGTCCTGGTGGTCAGTGTTTTGTAATTTGGGTAGTTCACGTAACAAGGCTTGTTTAGACATTCATAAGCCAGAGCAACAACCATGTACCTACCCACGTTGCATCCCAGATGTCTGGAAGAGAGATGGCCTatactttaaataaaataagaatatcAGCCTTGTTATTTTCCTTGTTACCAGTGACTGATCAGATCTAGAGTCCCCATAGAATTATTGTAACCACCATATCCTTGAGGCAATTTCCAAATACATGTAGAGTTGTCCAATTCTTCCCGTTCTGAACTTAATGATCATTTAATGATTagatttgaaaatgaaatgcCTGGTATGTTTATAAAGGcatacaatttttaaaactgaacTGCTAATGTTGATAGTCTTTCAGAAAAGTGTCTCCTATATTTATATCATGTTGGGTACAGCAGTATGTTTACTGAAAATATCTGTAAATGGTTTTGCCTAGTCACAGCCTTGCCCAAAGCTGTTCTCCTTCCACAAGCTGCTGAATGGAGTTCATTACAAAACCAGAAAACTTCTGAACAAACACAATATGCTGTAAGTATGGGCAAGTTCAGTGACACAGCGTTCAGAACATGctagttaaaatatattttattaatgtgCAAGTAAAGaatgttatcaagtcacagctgaattaagGTGACTAACAGACGTGATTcactgttgccttcctctgcatagcaactctgatatttcttagtggtctcccattcaaatgctaactagggctgatcctgtttagcttctgtgatctaatgcgattgggctagcctgggccatctataAGCATTGTTTAAAGTgataaaacattaacattttctAGGGATAAATATCTTTAGCATGACTACATTCTGTGATTAAGCACCAAAAATATTTGTCTGCTGCGATTTTGATGGCAGCTGCCCTGGAACTTTTGAACCCAGACCATAGTTCATGTAGCTGCTAAACCTTCACAATGGTAATTACCCAAGATTCCATTATGAAACATTATGGCTGCACAGAATTTTGGGAATGTGTTTGCAGAAATGCCCCAAGTAAAACCCAAATGTATTACATGATTAGAAAGTAATCAACAGTGTTTTTTGAGaagctgacacacacaccccacaccccggTTTAGCAGTAAAGCTTATATACGAAATTATCATCAGATATAATTAGGCATCTGATGTGTAGATGAAAATACCTAGATGATTGAAACCTTTTGGTATTAATGCTCGTTGTGGATGTGGGTGCTTAGAATGTTGTCTAGTTTTGAACTTGAGCAGGAGTGTACAgttttttttgagcctgtgggtacctttggaattctgacgcagccacaaaatggtggcagtaAGAGGTAGAACCAACTatagaatggctgccacagtggtAGGAGTCAACCATAATgaatgaggttatgcataactcaaGTAACCCTTCAatatttcagacagaagctctgtttaataggCTGCCTTTAATATGagaatttcccttccccccttacataCACACAGCTACCCATTCAGTCATTCAAAGAAGATCCTTGAGTGCTGTGATGATGGCTGCagccaaagtaacattttaaaaaatctgcacaaccaatcagctctccagtggccagtcagtcAGAAGCCAAGCTGGCTctagtggccagtcagaagtccatcccgcccactttctaaaaacatttgacatGGGGAAGTGTTGGCTAGTGCCATCGGTGCCACAGTGGATAGCCCTGGATTAGAGACACTGGTAGGAAGGTATATTTACATTATTTCAATACTTGTattcttcaacctgcggctctccagatgttcatggattacaaatcccatcagcccctgccagcatggccaattggctatgctggcaggggctgatgggaattgtagtccatgaacatctggagagctgcaggttgcagacccctgaactaaggTGACAATTATTAGTTAGTTTGTGGTAAAAATTTACCTTGAGTCAATTCTTAAGGATAATTTGTAGTTAAAACCTATCTTGAGCCAACCTcttcaatatatttttaatagGCATTGAAAATGGCAGGCCCTGCACAGCCTGGTAAGTGATTAATCTTTCTTTTGAAGCAACAAAGTATTTAATTAGTAGAACACTTCAGCACTTAAAATATGGTGTGTATTGTCTAACATGAGACTTCATAGCACGTTTAAAATGAATGTGCCAATGATCAAAAGAGATGTGTTAAGGAACACTGTATCTTAAGACACATGATATGATTTGACAACAAAGGATATTATCTCCGGTTGTTAGTGAAACAAGTATGGTTGCTTTTTGTTTACAGTAGAGCAGGTCTTTGTGTTGGGTTGTACTTCTGTTGGAgggcaagacatttttttaaattaggatATATCTGGGTATTGCAAAATATTGTTTTGAATATTGGAGATAAAGGATTGGATCCAAATTAAATCTGCACATTCCGCTAAATTCCCACATCTCCCCACATCATTCTTCAGTGTTCCCCACCTTtaagagcagcatttcatgggCTGCatatggggtggggaaggaaaggtcCTATTCAGCTTGTTAAAATTttaggctggatccaaccctacaaATTGCAACGCTTTTGATTTTTTGCATCAAATGCGTCCCTTTTGCAGAACATCCTGAAACGGAAGACTCATCACAGACTGACAGAATACCTCAGCCTCATCTCTCCAGTCCCATAGCTAGAGGAGATCCCACTTCTGAAGTTCCGAATGAAACTACAGCTATTGGTAAATTGTCACCCTTACTGCTTGTATTTGATCACTTGATAAATTTACTATAAAGCATCCCATGTGTAAATCTGTATACATTTTCCCCTTAGTAAACGAACCAAGAAAAAAGATATAATTT of Sphaerodactylus townsendi isolate TG3544 linkage group LG06, MPM_Stown_v2.3, whole genome shotgun sequence contains these proteins:
- the PTPN12 gene encoding tyrosine-protein phosphatase non-receptor type 12 isoform X2 — encoded protein: MEQEEILRKFIQRVQAMKNADNNGEDNFAAEFMRLRRLSTKYITEKIYPTVTGEKEENVKKNRYKDILPFDHSRVKLTLKTPPQDSDYINANFIKGVCGPKTYVATQGPLANTVVDFWRMIWEYSIAIIVMACREFEMGRKKCERYWPPNGEEGVSFGPFHISCEAEQARTDYYIRTLLLEFQNETRRVYQFHYVNWPDHDVPSSFDSILDMISLMREYQEHEDVPICIHCSAGCGRTGAICAIDYTWNLLKAGKIPEDFNVFSLIQEMRTQRHSAVQTKEQYELVHRAIAQLFEKQLQKYENCANWEIADGLNEASTENTVISGDIEKQDSPPPKPPRTRSSCLVEGDAKEEILQPPEPHPVPPILTPSPPSAYPTVTTVWQDNDRYHPKPVLHIVSSEHSADVNENYSKASDHSGKNELSEYVEKKLECNLSFEIKKVPLQEGPRSFDGNSLLNRGHAIKIKSGPSCALDKTFKPQEQGSGDASVDTLQNSCMECNMQQQNTAVISSLEGHQCLIGSDSVQRPDCLPLKEKGCGRWLLQGAENVQPTSTPEDTQFAVLCPGVKSLSVSPNSPSQMDLSSNKLTDLHHTAAVSVRVPLCFTNPLHSDDSDTDEMNSGEARSQSMSNISTASATVSAAVSTENISARKVLPMSIARQDSIIVVHSRAHKDAGASEDSCPPLPERTPESLVLASEQITALPKAVLLPQAAEWSSLQNQKTSEQTQYAALKMAGPAQPEHPETEDSSQTDRIPQPHLSSPIARGDPTSEVPNETTAIDFGNRCGKPKGPREPPSEWT
- the PTPN12 gene encoding tyrosine-protein phosphatase non-receptor type 12 isoform X1, with translation MEQEEILRKFIQRVQAMKNADNNGEDNFAAEFMRLRRLSTKYITEKIYPTVTGEKEENVKKNRYKDILPFDHSRVKLTLKTPPQDSDYINANFIKGVCGPKTYVATQGPLANTVVDFWRMIWEYSIAIIVMACREFEMGRKKCERYWPPNGEEGVSFGPFHISCEAEQARTDYYIRTLLLEFQNETRRVYQFHYVNWPDHDVPSSFDSILDMISLMREYQEHEDVPICIHCSAGCGRTGAICAIDYTWNLLKAGKIPEDFNVFSLIQEMRTQRHSAVQTKEQYELVHRAIAQLFEKQLQKYENCANWEIADGLNEASTENTVISGDIEKQDSPPPKPPRTRSSCLVEGDAKEEILQPPEPHPVPPILTPSPPSAYPTVTTVWQDNDRYHPKPVLHIVSSEHSADVNENYSKASDHSGKNELSEYVEKKLECNLSFEIKKVPLQEGPRSFDGNSLLNRGHAIKIKSGPSCALDKTFKPQEQGSGDASVDTLQNSCMECNMQQQNTAVISSLEGHQCLIGSDSVQRPDCLPLKEKGCGRWLLQGAENVQPTSTPEDTQFAVLCPGVKSLSVSPNSPSQMDLSSNKLTDLHHTAAVSVRVPLCFTNPLHSDDSDTDEMNSGEARSQSMSNISTASATVSAAVSTENISARKVLPMSIARQDSIIVVHSRAHKDAGASEDSCPPLPERTPESLVLASEQITALPKAVLLPQAAEWSSLQNQKTSEQTQYANILKRKTHHRLTEYLSLISPVP